From a region of the Zingiber officinale cultivar Zhangliang chromosome 4B, Zo_v1.1, whole genome shotgun sequence genome:
- the LOC121974677 gene encoding proline-rich receptor-like protein kinase PERK3 has product MAFASSPPVNLLILTAFQSFISQSTPHHHTLAAAGKMPLCLFLAAHFLIASVSAVAAGICPYDFSSSIPMIPPACYANVSTPSATSCCWYVYMAMAYAAVRYGNLTGVAFLPPETASACSAVFAGDIVSGGLVKPSLLSSSNCDVRSSLLAASGGPCQFPTVRSILSTADFSRASRFCASAAAGNLSLDASACSSCQSAVISATFKLLDVTKTKEFVPCGVATTLAIWSSCPPSPSRFISYAGCMLQVLENVAGLGTSNLVPSPPPPSPLSTSSSSNSRSIKIALGSASAGLLSLAAIIFLSFKIRRPRVGTSDTDDLKHPLPPPSPSASLLPTDGFYIFTKAELMAATKGFDEGLLLGQGGAGKVYLGKLPSGQPVAIKRINRERKVAEFYAEVAILAKLRHRNLATLVGYCLGEREHSLVYEYMAGGNLARALSSGELTWRRRLQVAVDVAEGLAYLHGHPEGAVIHRDVKPTNVLLTEAGLAKLSDFGVSRVVPPGDGHVSTELVGTVGYVDPESFPAGQVSEATDVYSFGVVLLELVTGMRAVVPTPTGGVESIVHAARASGRRSASTDEPPVVDDRLGEDWDRPTVIMVFDLACCCVRPRKAERPKMVEVAAVLAAELADLEARSGDLSTTTSPLQEESSFLLSP; this is encoded by the coding sequence ATGGCTTTCGCCTCATCGCCTCCCGTGAATTTACTCATTCTCACTGCCTTCCAATCTTTCATTTCTCAGTCAACTCCACACCACCACACACTCGCTGCCGCCGGAAAAATGCCCCTTTGCCTGTTCCTCGCCGCGCACTTCCTCATCGCCAGTGTATCTGCCGTCGCAGCCGGCATCTGCCCCTACGACTTCTCCTCCTCCATCCCCATGATCCCTCCCGCCTGCTACGCGAACGTCTCCACCCCCTCCGCCACCAGCTGCTGCTGGTACGTCTACATGGCCATGGCTTACGCCGCCGTCCGCTACGGAAACCTCACCGGCGTGGCCTTCCTCCCCCCGGAGACCGCCTCCGCGTGCTCCGCCGTCTTCGCCGGCGACATCGTCAGCGGCGGTCTCGTCAAGCCCTCCCTCCTCTCCAGCTCCAACTGCGACGTCCGCTCCTCCCTGCTCGCCGCCTCCGGCGGCCCCTGTCAGTTCCCCACCGTCCGATCCATCCTCTCTACCGCCGATTTCTCCCGCGCATCGCGCTTCTGCGCCTCCGCTGCCGCCGGTAACCTCTCCCTGGACGCGTCCGCCTGCTCCTCCTGCCAGAGCGCTGTCATCTCTGCTACTTTCAAGCTGCTGGACGTTACCAAGACCAAGGAGTTCGTTCCCTGCGGAGTTGCAACCACGCTTGCGATCTGGTCCTCTTGTCCTCCATCCCCTTCTCGTTTCATTTCCTACGCCGGTTGCATGCTCCAAGTCCTCGAAAACGTCGCCGGCCTCGGCACAAGCAACCTAGTTCCCTCCCCTCCGCCGCCTTCTCCCCTCTCCACGTCGTCCTCTTCCAACTCCAGATCCATCAAAATCGCCCTCGGCTCTGCTTCCGCCGGCCTCCTCTCTCTCGCCGCCATCATCTTCCTCTCCTTCAAAATACGCCGGCCAAGGGTCGGCACATCCGATACGGACGACCTCAAGCACCCTCTTCCACCGCCGTCGCCTTCCGCGTCCCTTCTCCCCACTGACGGCTTCTACATCTTCACCAAGGCGGAACTGATGGCCGCCACGAAGGGGTTCGACGAAGGTCTCCTCCTCGGTCAGGGCGGCGCCGGCAAGGTCTACCTGGGAAAGCTCCCTAGCGGGCAGCCCGTGGCCATCAAGCGCATCAACCGAGAGCGCAAGGTGGCCGAGTTCTACGCCGAGGTCGCCATCCTCGCCAAGCTCCGCCACCGCAACCTCGCCACGCTAGTCGGCTACTGCCTCGGCGAGCGGGAGCATTCGCTGGTGTACGAGTACATGGCGGGCGGCAACCTCGCGCGCGCTCTCTCATCCGGGGAACTGACTTGGCGGCGTAGGTTACAAGTGGCCGTCGATGTGGCAGAAGGGCTCGCCTACCTGCACGGCCATCCGGAGGGGGCAGTCATCCACCGGGACGTCAAGCCTACGAACGTGCTGCTCACCGAGGCCGGGCTCGCGAAGCTGTCCGACTTCGGCGTATCGCGCGTGGTGCCTCCAGGCGATGGCCACGTGTCCACGGAGTTGGTAGGGACAGTGGGCTACGTCGATCCGGAGAGTTTCCCGGCGGGGCAGGTTTCGGAGGCCACCGACGTGTATAGCTTCGGGGTGGTTCTGCTCGAGTTGGTTACGGGGATGCGAGCGGTTGTGCCGACGCCCACAGGAGGGGTCGAGTCGATCGTCCACGCGGCGCGAGCCTCGGGCAGGCGGTCAGCATCGACCGACGAGCCGCCGGTGGTCGATGACAGACTTGGCGAGGATTGGGATCGGCCCACCGTGATCATGGTGTTCGATCTCGCCTGTTGCTGCGTGCGGCCTCGAAAGGCAGAGCGGCCGAAAATGGTGGAAGTGGCGGCGGTACTAGCAGCTGAGCTTGCCGACTTGGAGGCGCGTTCGGGGGACTTGTCCACGACGACATCGCCGCTGCAAGAGGAGTCCTCCTTCCTCCTTAGCCCTTAA